The following coding sequences lie in one Arachis hypogaea cultivar Tifrunner chromosome 4, arahy.Tifrunner.gnm2.J5K5, whole genome shotgun sequence genomic window:
- the LOC112796775 gene encoding uncharacterized protein isoform X3 produces the protein MAQNKTGNKLGANTAKDLGVLPQHIQPELGCGSDTGQIVYNNIVLATGRGFSENISHDGVSAGRVPHSPDISQSSEHRFMLNRENGHVRYEELSNILGLRRMDSENAAEMDEIPSLNKQDQEMKNGVPGVSLRKTVPGDRDTRNRVQSSTGDHPGARPVVSPLLRCESSHSNGFSVSGTLDDSLPWKMKLLCSSGGKILPRPSDGKLRYVGGETRIISTRKDLSWEELVKKTSSICRQPHTIKYQLPGEDLDALISVSSEEDLQNMTEEYHGFERREGSQRLRIFLVPLTESEETPLTEVSMIQQSDPDYQYVVAVNGIADPSPRNNNGGMSLTNEASQFAPVFQKISPNPSSAFENKGAVNSLNGDGVLNKSVSPIPIQVSGSSAGYVPFIGNERFQGSTESNVSFVTALLPPENSGTVIADWQYPQHAAAGQSKILNGQHFGNYNLGKGFVTHGCEDKLFGERLFQREKGNYLGNPLSCLEDPICQQAESDGISGSPYGLSHAFSDSQLHESAVRSGYCLQERIGQSFSLNLENTQLSSILLSNISQGNPLELQRDPILHHTQLQSKIPKGDSAELSKRQEMTSSSPYSDSLGMNCDVYNGSISTENRYPKAQSRLTDYSFVANDIQDNSVKLEKMKIIEEFNCFPSNNGNVYVEKPAIIDMGNMSELHLLDSFLPSNSNSQVNVQKNWEVTSEDRIPASLGMVELSPNNIVDKIPSDLLDMSQRTDDSKKCALAEGLSGKQDIDFSLTRIFDLNAPLKDEESSSGKSNLGNNFFELSINPDSLKCAPIQLSENQLASGFHENSTLSAARLHPASPPVGYGPKFNLPMNVNTAGENSSFRKARSFFDDSVSSTDQIIDLSDPSKNIQWCHEASRVQPFVVVDNVISVSPPNVESSLVLSPNSVDDRGSDVGSLAHTEAESILPESELEIIRNADLEDLSELGSGTYGTVYHGKWRGTDVAIKRIKKSCFAGRSSEQERLAKDFWREAQILSNLHHPNVVAFYGIVPDGVGGTLATVTEFMVNGSLRHVLIKKERLLDRHRKLIIAMDAAFGMEYLHSKNIVHFDLKCDNLLVNLRDPQRPVCKVGDFGLSRIKRNTLVSGGVRGTLPWMAPELLNGSSSRVSEKVDVFSFGISLWELFTGEEPYADMHCGAIIGGIVKNTLRPPIPERCDPEWRKLMEECWSADPNSRPSFTEITSRLRSMSIGLQVKGTG, from the exons ATGGCACAAAATAAGACAGGTAACAAATTAGGTGCCAACACTGCAAAGGACCTTGGTGTGCTTCCTCAACACATCCAGCCTGAGTTAGGTTGTGGTTCAGATACAGGACAGATTGTGTATAATAATATTgttctagccactggaagaggATTTTCAGAGAATATCAGTcatgatggagtttctgcaggaAGAGTTCCTCATTCACCTGATATATCTCAAAGTTCTGAGCATAGATTTATGTTGAATAGGGAGAATGGCCATGTGAGATATGAAGAACTTAGTAATATTTTAGGCTTGAGGAGAATGGACTCTGAGAATGCTGCTGAGATGGATGAAATTCCCTCTCTAAACAAGCAGGATCAGGAGATGAAAAATGGGGTTCCTGGAGTCAGTTTAAGAAAAACGGTACCTGGAGATCGTGATACAAGGAACAGAGTTCAATCATCGACTGGTGATCATCCTGGTGCCAGACCAGTTGTATCACCCCTTCTCAGATGTGAGTCTTCTCATTCTAATGGATTTTCTGTTTCAGGAACTTTGGATGATTCTTTGCCATGGAAAATGAAGCTTCTATGCAGCTCTGGTGGAAAAATATTACCCAGGCCTAGTGACGGGAAACTCAGATATGTAGGGGGAGAGACCCGCATAATATCTACAAGAAAGGATTTATCATGGGAAGAGCTTGTAAAGAAGACCTCGAGTATTTGTAGGCAACCTCACACAATCAAATACCAGCTTCCTGGGGAGGATCTGGATGCTCTAATATCTGTTTCCTCGGAGGAGGATCTTCAAAATATGACAGAGGAATACCATGGGTTTGAAAGGCGGGAAGGTTCTCAAAGACTTAGAATTTTTTTGGTTCCTTTGACTGAATCTGAAGAGACGCCGTTAACTGAAGTGAGCATGATTCAGCAAAGTGATCCTGACTACCAATATGTTGTTGCCGTGAATGGCATAGCAGATCCCAGTCCAAGGAACAACAATGGTGGGATGAGTTTGACCAATGAAGCAAGTCAGTTCGCTCCAGTTTTTCAGAAAATTTCTCCAAATCCCTCTTCTGCCTTTGAGAACAAGGGTGCTGTTAATTCTTTAAATGGAGATGGGGTTCTGAACAAATCAGTTTCTCCTATTCCTATACAGGTATCAGGTTCTAGTGCAGGTTATGTTCCATTTATTGGTAATGAACGGTTTCAGGGAAGTACCGAGAGCAATGTGTCATTTGTTACTGCTCTGCTACCCCCTGAGAACTCTGGCACCGTCATTGCTGATTGGCAATACCCTCAGCATGCAGCTGCTGGTCAGTCCAAGATACTCAATGGACAGCATTTCGGCAACTACAATCTTGGCAAGGGATTTGTGACTCATGGTTGCGAGGATAAATTATTTGGTGAAAGGCTGTTTCAAAGGGAAAAGGGAAACTACCTTGGAAATCCTCTTTCATGCTTGGAAGATCCAATTTGTCAACAAGCTGAATCTGATGGAATTTCTGGTTCCCCCTATGGGCTGTCACATGCTTTTTCTGATTCACAATTGCATGAGAGTGCTGTTAGGTCTGGTTACTGCTTACAAGAAAGAATTGGCCAATCTTTTTCCTTGAACCTTGAAAATACTCAATTATCTTCAATCCTTCTTTCTAATATCTCACAAGGGAATCCTTTGGAGCTTCAACGTGATCCTATTCTCCACCATACCCAACTACAAAGTAAGATACCAAAAGGTGACTCCGCCGAGCTGTCCAAAAGGCAAGAAATGACATCGTCTTCTCCATATTCAGATTCATTAGGAATGAACTGTGATGTTTATAATGGTAGCATTTCAACTGAAAATAGGTACCCTAAAGCACAGTCCAGATTAACTGACTATAGCTTTGTAGCAAATGATATTCAAGATAACTCTGTTAAATTAGAAAAGATGAAGATAATTGAAGAGTTTAATTGCTTTCCGAGTAATAATGGAAATGTTTATGTTGAGAAACCAGCCATCATTGATATGGGAAACATGAGTGAATTGCATCTTTTGGACTCCTTCCTTCCTAGTAACTCAAATTCTCAGGTTAATGTGCAAAAGAATTGGGAGGTTACATCTGAGGATAGAATTCCTGCATCATTGGGTATGGTGGAACTTTCTCCAAATAATATCGTGGACAAGATCCCATCTGATCTTCTTGATATGAGCCAAAGGACTGATGATAGCAAGAAATGTGCATTAGCTGAAGGTTTGAGCGGGAAACAAGATATTGACTTTTCATTGACCAGGATATTTGATTTAAATGCCCCATTAAAAGACGAAGAAAGCTCTTCTGGCAAAAGTAATCTGGGCAATAATTTCTTTGAGCTATCCATTAACCCAGACTCTCTTAAATGTGCACCAATTCAGCTTTCTGAGAACCAACTGGCTTCAGGATTTCATGAAAATTCAACACTAAGCGCTGCTAGATTGCACCCTGCTTCACCTCCTGTTGGTTATGGTCCAaagttcaacttgccaatgaatGTGAATACTGCAGGCGAGAATAGTTCTTTTAGAAAGGCACGTTCTTTCTTTGATGACTCGGTGAGCAGTACAGATCAAATCATTGATCTGTCAGATCCGTCAAAGAATATACAATGGTGTCACGAGGCAAGCCGGGTACAGCCATTTGTAGTAGTAGACAATGTGATTAGTGTTTCTCCTCCAAATGTTGAGTCTTCATTGGTACTGAGCCCAAATTCTGTGGATGATAGAGGAAGTGATGTTGGATCCCTTGCTCATACAGAAGCAGAAAGCATCCTCCCAGAGTCTGAACTGGAG ATAATAAGGAATGCTGATCTCGAAGACCTTTCGGAGTTAGGATCTGGTACTTATGGAACCGTTTATCATGGAAAATGGCGGGGAACAGATGTTGctataaagagaattaaaaagagCTGCTTTGCAGGGAGATCTTCTGAGCAAGAACGGTTG GCAAAAGACTTCTGGAGAGAGGCACAAATCCTCTCAAATCTTCACCATCCAAATGTGGTGGCATTTTATGGAATAGTACCAGATGGGGTTGGCGGAACCTTAGCAACAGTAACAGAGTTCATGGTTAATGGTTCTCTTAGGCATGTCCTCATCAAGAAAGAAAG ATTACTAGATCGTCATAGAAAGCTGATAATTGCCATGGATGCAGCTTTTGGTATGGAATATTTGCACTCGAAAAACATTGTCCATTTTGATTTGAAATGTGACAACTTGCTTGTGAATCTAAGGGATCCACAGCGACCCGTATGCAAA GTTGGAGATTTTGGATTATCAAGGATCAAACGAAATACCCTTGTGTCTGGGGGTGTACGAGGAACCCTTCCATGGATGGCACCAGAGCTGTTGAATGGCAGCAGTAGCCGGGTTTCTGAGAAG GTTGATGTTTTCTCCTTTGGCATCTCATTGTGGGAGTTATTCACAGGGGAGGAACCATATGCAGACATGCATTGTGGTGCCATTATTG GGGGGATTGTAAAGAACACTCTTCGACCACCTATTCCGGAACGCTGTGATCCTGAATGGAGGAAGCTAATGGAAGAGTGCTGGTCAGCTGATCCCAACAGCCGACCATCATTCACGGAGATAACCAGCAGGTTACGATCCATGTCTATAGGACTTCAAGTAAAGGGAACTGGTTAA
- the LOC112796775 gene encoding uncharacterized protein isoform X2: MAQNKTGNKLGANTAKDLGVLPQHIQPELGCGSDTGQIVYNNIVLATGRGFSENISHDGVSAGRVPHSPDISQSSEHRFMLNRENGHVRYEELSNILGLRRMDSENAAEMDEIPSLNKQDQEMKNGVPGVSLRKTVPGDRDTRNRVQSSTGTLDDSLPWKMKLLCSSGGKILPRPSDGKLRYVGGETRIISTRKDLSWEELVKKTSSICRQPHTIKYQLPGEDLDALISVSSEEDLQNMTEEYHGFERREGSQRLRIFLVPLTESEETPLTEVSMIQQSDPDYQYVVAVNGIADPSPRNNNGGMSLTNEASQFAPVFQKISPNPSSAFENKGAVNSLNGDGVLNKSVSPIPIQVSGSSAGYVPFIGNERFQGSTESNVSFVTALLPPENSGTVIADWQYPQHAAAGQSKILNGQHFGNYNLGKGFVTHGCEDKLFGERLFQREKGNYLGNPLSCLEDPICQQAESDGISGSPYGLSHAFSDSQLHESAVRSGYCLQERIGQSFSLNLENTQLSSILLSNISQGNPLELQRDPILHHTQLQSKIPKGDSAELSKRQEMTSSSPYSDSLGMNCDVYNGSISTENRYPKAQSRLTDYSFVANDIQDNSVKLEKMKIIEEFNCFPSNNGNVYVEKPAIIDMGNMSELHLLDSFLPSNSNSQVNVQKNWEVTSEDRIPASLGMVELSPNNIVDKIPSDLLDMSQRTDDSKKCALAEGLSGKQDIDFSLTRIFDLNAPLKDEESSSGKSNLGNNFFELSINPDSLKCAPIQLSENQLASGFHENSTLSAARLHPASPPVGYGPKFNLPMNVNTAGENSSFRKARSFFDDSVSSTDQIIDLSDPSKNIQWCHEASRVQPFVVVDNVISVSPPNVESSLVLSPNSVDDRGSDVGSLAHTEAESILPESELEDFKDNQTDKHDFLSDAMIAEMEASIYGLQIIRNADLEDLSELGSGTYGTVYHGKWRGTDVAIKRIKKSCFAGRSSEQERLAKDFWREAQILSNLHHPNVVAFYGIVPDGVGGTLATVTEFMVNGSLRHVLIKKERLLDRHRKLIIAMDAAFGMEYLHSKNIVHFDLKCDNLLVNLRDPQRPVCKVGDFGLSRIKRNTLVSGGVRGTLPWMAPELLNGSSSRVSEKVDVFSFGISLWELFTGEEPYADMHCGAIIGGIVKNTLRPPIPERCDPEWRKLMEECWSADPNSRPSFTEITSRLRSMSIGLQVKGTG; this comes from the exons ATGGCACAAAATAAGACAGGTAACAAATTAGGTGCCAACACTGCAAAGGACCTTGGTGTGCTTCCTCAACACATCCAGCCTGAGTTAGGTTGTGGTTCAGATACAGGACAGATTGTGTATAATAATATTgttctagccactggaagaggATTTTCAGAGAATATCAGTcatgatggagtttctgcaggaAGAGTTCCTCATTCACCTGATATATCTCAAAGTTCTGAGCATAGATTTATGTTGAATAGGGAGAATGGCCATGTGAGATATGAAGAACTTAGTAATATTTTAGGCTTGAGGAGAATGGACTCTGAGAATGCTGCTGAGATGGATGAAATTCCCTCTCTAAACAAGCAGGATCAGGAGATGAAAAATGGGGTTCCTGGAGTCAGTTTAAGAAAAACGGTACCTGGAGATCGTGATACAAGGAACAGAGTTCAATCATCGACTG GAACTTTGGATGATTCTTTGCCATGGAAAATGAAGCTTCTATGCAGCTCTGGTGGAAAAATATTACCCAGGCCTAGTGACGGGAAACTCAGATATGTAGGGGGAGAGACCCGCATAATATCTACAAGAAAGGATTTATCATGGGAAGAGCTTGTAAAGAAGACCTCGAGTATTTGTAGGCAACCTCACACAATCAAATACCAGCTTCCTGGGGAGGATCTGGATGCTCTAATATCTGTTTCCTCGGAGGAGGATCTTCAAAATATGACAGAGGAATACCATGGGTTTGAAAGGCGGGAAGGTTCTCAAAGACTTAGAATTTTTTTGGTTCCTTTGACTGAATCTGAAGAGACGCCGTTAACTGAAGTGAGCATGATTCAGCAAAGTGATCCTGACTACCAATATGTTGTTGCCGTGAATGGCATAGCAGATCCCAGTCCAAGGAACAACAATGGTGGGATGAGTTTGACCAATGAAGCAAGTCAGTTCGCTCCAGTTTTTCAGAAAATTTCTCCAAATCCCTCTTCTGCCTTTGAGAACAAGGGTGCTGTTAATTCTTTAAATGGAGATGGGGTTCTGAACAAATCAGTTTCTCCTATTCCTATACAGGTATCAGGTTCTAGTGCAGGTTATGTTCCATTTATTGGTAATGAACGGTTTCAGGGAAGTACCGAGAGCAATGTGTCATTTGTTACTGCTCTGCTACCCCCTGAGAACTCTGGCACCGTCATTGCTGATTGGCAATACCCTCAGCATGCAGCTGCTGGTCAGTCCAAGATACTCAATGGACAGCATTTCGGCAACTACAATCTTGGCAAGGGATTTGTGACTCATGGTTGCGAGGATAAATTATTTGGTGAAAGGCTGTTTCAAAGGGAAAAGGGAAACTACCTTGGAAATCCTCTTTCATGCTTGGAAGATCCAATTTGTCAACAAGCTGAATCTGATGGAATTTCTGGTTCCCCCTATGGGCTGTCACATGCTTTTTCTGATTCACAATTGCATGAGAGTGCTGTTAGGTCTGGTTACTGCTTACAAGAAAGAATTGGCCAATCTTTTTCCTTGAACCTTGAAAATACTCAATTATCTTCAATCCTTCTTTCTAATATCTCACAAGGGAATCCTTTGGAGCTTCAACGTGATCCTATTCTCCACCATACCCAACTACAAAGTAAGATACCAAAAGGTGACTCCGCCGAGCTGTCCAAAAGGCAAGAAATGACATCGTCTTCTCCATATTCAGATTCATTAGGAATGAACTGTGATGTTTATAATGGTAGCATTTCAACTGAAAATAGGTACCCTAAAGCACAGTCCAGATTAACTGACTATAGCTTTGTAGCAAATGATATTCAAGATAACTCTGTTAAATTAGAAAAGATGAAGATAATTGAAGAGTTTAATTGCTTTCCGAGTAATAATGGAAATGTTTATGTTGAGAAACCAGCCATCATTGATATGGGAAACATGAGTGAATTGCATCTTTTGGACTCCTTCCTTCCTAGTAACTCAAATTCTCAGGTTAATGTGCAAAAGAATTGGGAGGTTACATCTGAGGATAGAATTCCTGCATCATTGGGTATGGTGGAACTTTCTCCAAATAATATCGTGGACAAGATCCCATCTGATCTTCTTGATATGAGCCAAAGGACTGATGATAGCAAGAAATGTGCATTAGCTGAAGGTTTGAGCGGGAAACAAGATATTGACTTTTCATTGACCAGGATATTTGATTTAAATGCCCCATTAAAAGACGAAGAAAGCTCTTCTGGCAAAAGTAATCTGGGCAATAATTTCTTTGAGCTATCCATTAACCCAGACTCTCTTAAATGTGCACCAATTCAGCTTTCTGAGAACCAACTGGCTTCAGGATTTCATGAAAATTCAACACTAAGCGCTGCTAGATTGCACCCTGCTTCACCTCCTGTTGGTTATGGTCCAaagttcaacttgccaatgaatGTGAATACTGCAGGCGAGAATAGTTCTTTTAGAAAGGCACGTTCTTTCTTTGATGACTCGGTGAGCAGTACAGATCAAATCATTGATCTGTCAGATCCGTCAAAGAATATACAATGGTGTCACGAGGCAAGCCGGGTACAGCCATTTGTAGTAGTAGACAATGTGATTAGTGTTTCTCCTCCAAATGTTGAGTCTTCATTGGTACTGAGCCCAAATTCTGTGGATGATAGAGGAAGTGATGTTGGATCCCTTGCTCATACAGAAGCAGAAAGCATCCTCCCAGAGTCTGAACTGGAG GATTTTAAAGACAATCAAACAGACAAGCATGACTTCCTTTCTGATGCAATGATAGCAGAAATGGAAGCCAGCATATATGGTTTGCAG ATAATAAGGAATGCTGATCTCGAAGACCTTTCGGAGTTAGGATCTGGTACTTATGGAACCGTTTATCATGGAAAATGGCGGGGAACAGATGTTGctataaagagaattaaaaagagCTGCTTTGCAGGGAGATCTTCTGAGCAAGAACGGTTG GCAAAAGACTTCTGGAGAGAGGCACAAATCCTCTCAAATCTTCACCATCCAAATGTGGTGGCATTTTATGGAATAGTACCAGATGGGGTTGGCGGAACCTTAGCAACAGTAACAGAGTTCATGGTTAATGGTTCTCTTAGGCATGTCCTCATCAAGAAAGAAAG ATTACTAGATCGTCATAGAAAGCTGATAATTGCCATGGATGCAGCTTTTGGTATGGAATATTTGCACTCGAAAAACATTGTCCATTTTGATTTGAAATGTGACAACTTGCTTGTGAATCTAAGGGATCCACAGCGACCCGTATGCAAA GTTGGAGATTTTGGATTATCAAGGATCAAACGAAATACCCTTGTGTCTGGGGGTGTACGAGGAACCCTTCCATGGATGGCACCAGAGCTGTTGAATGGCAGCAGTAGCCGGGTTTCTGAGAAG GTTGATGTTTTCTCCTTTGGCATCTCATTGTGGGAGTTATTCACAGGGGAGGAACCATATGCAGACATGCATTGTGGTGCCATTATTG GGGGGATTGTAAAGAACACTCTTCGACCACCTATTCCGGAACGCTGTGATCCTGAATGGAGGAAGCTAATGGAAGAGTGCTGGTCAGCTGATCCCAACAGCCGACCATCATTCACGGAGATAACCAGCAGGTTACGATCCATGTCTATAGGACTTCAAGTAAAGGGAACTGGTTAA